One Arvicanthis niloticus isolate mArvNil1 chromosome 3, mArvNil1.pat.X, whole genome shotgun sequence DNA segment encodes these proteins:
- the Ihh gene encoding indian hedgehog protein isoform X1 → MSPAWLRPRLRFCLLLLLLLLVPAARGCGPGRVVGSRRRPPRKLVPLAYKQFSPNVPEKTLGASGRYEGKIARSSERFKELTPNYNPDIIFKDEENTGADRLMTQRCKDRLNSLAISVMNQWPGVKLRVTEGWDEDGHHSEESLHYEGRAVDITTSDRDRNKYGLLARLAVEAGFDWVYYESKAHVHCSVKSEHSAAAKTGGCFPAGARVRLENGERVALSAVKPGDRVLAMGEDGNPTFSDVLIFLDREPNRLRAFQVIETQDPPRRLALTPAHLLFTADNHTEPAAHFRATFASHVQPGQYVLVAGVPGLQPARVAAVSTHMALGSYAPLTRHGTLVVEDVVASCFAAVADHHLAQLAFWPLRLFPSLAWGSWTPSEGVHWYPQLLYRLGRLLLEESTFHPLGMSGAGS, encoded by the exons ATGTCTCCCGCCTGGCTCCGGCCCCGACTGCGGTTCtgtctgctcctgctgctgctgcttctggtgCCAGCGGCGCGGGGCTGCGGGCCGGGCCGGGTGGTGGGCAGCCGCCGGAGGCCGCCTCGCAAACTCGTGCCTCTTGCCTACAAGCAGTTCAGCCCCAACGTGCCAGAGAAGACCCTGGGCGCCAGCGGGCGCTACGAAGGCAAGATCGCACGCAGCTCTGAGCGCTTCAAGGAGCTCACCCCCAACTACAATCCCGACATCATCTTCAAGGACGAGGAGAACACGGGTGCCGACCGCCTCATGACCCAG CGCTGCAAGGACCGTCTGAACTCACTGGCCATCTCTGTCATGAACCAGTGGCCGGGTGTGAAGCTGCGGGTGACCGAAGGCTGGGATGAAGATGGTCATCACTCAGAGGAGTCTTTACACTATGAGGGCCGCGCGGTGGATATCACCACCTCAGATCGCGACCGAAATAAGTACGGACTGCTGGCGCGCTTAGCAGTGGAGGCCGGCTTCGACTGGGTGTATTACGAGTCCAAGGCCCACGTGCATTGCTCTGTCAAGTCTG AGCATTCTGCTGCTGCCAAGACAGGCGGCTGCTTTCCTGCCGGAGCCCGGGTCCGCTTAGAGAATGGGGAGCGTGTGGCCCTGTCAGCTGTGAAGCCAGGAGACCGGGTGCTGGCCATGGGGGAGGATGGGAACCCCACCTTCAGTGATGTGCTCATTTTCCTGGATCGTGAGCCAAACAGGCTGAGAGCTTTCCAGGTCATCGAGACTCAGGATCCTCCCCGTCGGCTGGCACTCACGCCCGCCCATCTGCTCTTCACTGCAGACAATCATACAGAACCAGCGGCCCACTTCCGGGCCACATTTGCCAGCCATGTGCAGCCAGGCCAATATGTGCTAGTAGCAGGGGTACCAGGCCTCCAGCCTGCTCGGGTGGCAGCTGTCTCCACCCACATGGCCCTTGGGTCCTATGCACCTCTCACAAGGCATGGGACACTTGTGGTGGAGGACGTGGTAGCCTCCTGCTTTGCAGCTGTGGCCGACCACCATCTGGCTCAGTTGGCCTTCTGGCCCCTGCGACTGTTTCCCAGCTTGGCATGGGGCAGCTGGACCCCAAGTGAGGGTGTTCACTGGTACCCTCAGCTGCTCTACCGCCTGGGGCGTCTCTTGCTAGAAGAGAGCACCTTTCATCCACTGGGCATGTCTGGGGCAGGAAGCTGA
- the Ihh gene encoding indian hedgehog protein isoform X2, whose amino-acid sequence MNQWPGVKLRVTEGWDEDGHHSEESLHYEGRAVDITTSDRDRNKYGLLARLAVEAGFDWVYYESKAHVHCSVKSEHSAAAKTGGCFPAGARVRLENGERVALSAVKPGDRVLAMGEDGNPTFSDVLIFLDREPNRLRAFQVIETQDPPRRLALTPAHLLFTADNHTEPAAHFRATFASHVQPGQYVLVAGVPGLQPARVAAVSTHMALGSYAPLTRHGTLVVEDVVASCFAAVADHHLAQLAFWPLRLFPSLAWGSWTPSEGVHWYPQLLYRLGRLLLEESTFHPLGMSGAGS is encoded by the exons ATGAACCAGTGGCCGGGTGTGAAGCTGCGGGTGACCGAAGGCTGGGATGAAGATGGTCATCACTCAGAGGAGTCTTTACACTATGAGGGCCGCGCGGTGGATATCACCACCTCAGATCGCGACCGAAATAAGTACGGACTGCTGGCGCGCTTAGCAGTGGAGGCCGGCTTCGACTGGGTGTATTACGAGTCCAAGGCCCACGTGCATTGCTCTGTCAAGTCTG AGCATTCTGCTGCTGCCAAGACAGGCGGCTGCTTTCCTGCCGGAGCCCGGGTCCGCTTAGAGAATGGGGAGCGTGTGGCCCTGTCAGCTGTGAAGCCAGGAGACCGGGTGCTGGCCATGGGGGAGGATGGGAACCCCACCTTCAGTGATGTGCTCATTTTCCTGGATCGTGAGCCAAACAGGCTGAGAGCTTTCCAGGTCATCGAGACTCAGGATCCTCCCCGTCGGCTGGCACTCACGCCCGCCCATCTGCTCTTCACTGCAGACAATCATACAGAACCAGCGGCCCACTTCCGGGCCACATTTGCCAGCCATGTGCAGCCAGGCCAATATGTGCTAGTAGCAGGGGTACCAGGCCTCCAGCCTGCTCGGGTGGCAGCTGTCTCCACCCACATGGCCCTTGGGTCCTATGCACCTCTCACAAGGCATGGGACACTTGTGGTGGAGGACGTGGTAGCCTCCTGCTTTGCAGCTGTGGCCGACCACCATCTGGCTCAGTTGGCCTTCTGGCCCCTGCGACTGTTTCCCAGCTTGGCATGGGGCAGCTGGACCCCAAGTGAGGGTGTTCACTGGTACCCTCAGCTGCTCTACCGCCTGGGGCGTCTCTTGCTAGAAGAGAGCACCTTTCATCCACTGGGCATGTCTGGGGCAGGAAGCTGA